One segment of Cyprinus carpio isolate SPL01 chromosome B20, ASM1834038v1, whole genome shotgun sequence DNA contains the following:
- the akap7 gene encoding LOW QUALITY PROTEIN: A-kinase anchor protein 7 (The sequence of the model RefSeq protein was modified relative to this genomic sequence to represent the inferred CDS: inserted 1 base in 1 codon), producing MTTIPGCICLSEALSVVSLHTESVRKAFEERGIASGDDKAFKPHLTFLKLSRAPKLCKQGVKKQHPALFSEFKAXVSGDECMCRVDLCSMLKKKSADGYYHREKSVSFNLLQSRQRATRTSVKKAPAPDDEELVSLSKQLVEDAVLRAVQQYMEETQQNGAAPRDEAPPGATSKLNTTK from the exons ATGACA ACTATCCCAGGATGCATCTGTCTCTCTGAGGCTCTGAGTGTTGTTTCTCTCCACACAGAGAGTGTCAGGAAGGCGTTTGAGGAGCGAGGCATCGCGTCTGGAGATGACAAAGCATTCAAACCTCATCTGACGTTTCTCAAACTCTCTCGAGCACCTAAATTATGCAAGCAG GGTGTTAAGAAGCAGCATCCGGCACTGTTCTCTGAGTTCAAGG GTGTGTCTGGAGACGAATGCATGTGTAGAGTGGACCTGTGCTCCATGCTGAAGAAAAAGAGTGCAGATGGATACTACCACCGAGAGAAGAGCGTCAGCTTCA ATCTTCTGCAAAGCAGGCAGCGTGCCACGCGGACAA gtgttaaGAAGGCCCCGGCGCCAGACGATGAGGAGCTAGTGAGTCTGAGTAAGCAGCTGGTGGAAGATGCCGTGTTGCGGGCTGTGCAGCAGTACATGGAGGAAACTCAGCAGAATGGCGCCGCACCGAGAGACGAGGCTCCGCCGGGGGCCACCAGCAAACTCAACACCACCAAATGA